In Desulfobacterales bacterium, the DNA window TTGAAGCAATTCTATGAATTTCAAGGTGTTCGGCTATTAAACTTTGGCTGTTTAAATAACCAGCATGAATATCCCATATTTTCATGTGTTTTATTTAGACTTTCTGCTACATACAACTATTCAGCATTTGCTATTCTAAATTAGTTTCAGTTATTTCATCCAATTTTTTATCTTTTATTTTAATCGGAAACTCAATCGGTTGAGACGGCATTCCTAAAACTAAAGTATTTCCAGATGTTCCTAATGATTGAATAAGTCTAAGGTTAATCAAATTTGGATTGGATTCAATCATTTTAGCTGCATTCGCTAAATTTCTTAACGCCGCAGTTTCTCCTCTTGCTTTCTCTAATGCCGCTAAACCTTCTTTTTTGGCTTTAACTACTTGAGCAAATATATCTTTTAATGAGCCCGGAAACATTATGTCTTTGACATTAACGGAAAGGAGTTTGATACCGAATGATAATATTTTTTCCTCTCTCATTTCCATAAGTTTTTTTGAAATCTCATTTCTTTTTTCCAATAAATCGTCAACAAGAGTATTTCCGATTATCTCTCTTAAAGCCAATTGTAATTCCGTATATACGGCATCCTGATATTTCTGTATTTTATTTATAGCGATATCAGGCTCAACAACTTGATATTGAATTACAAGAGTCACCTTTAGAGTTACACCATCTAAGCTCAATACTTCTTGCCCACAAATCGAAACATAGGACGGACGAATATCTACTTTTATGATACTTGTCATAAAATTAAAATACCAATATTGTCCAGGTTCAAGTATCCCTTTAAATTTGCCTTTTACATATTTCAAACCTTTCTCGTATTCAAATACAATAATTTGTTTAATGTAATATTTAAAAATGACAATGCCTAAAACAACTAACAGGATATAATATATAAGATAGTTCATATTGATATTGCTGTTCCATAAAACATATTCAAATGTATTCAAACATATGAAATGAATTATTCGTTCAAGGAAACGAAGTTTCGCTCTTTGATTGACTTCTGTTATTCACTATCCAGCCTGCAT includes these proteins:
- a CDS encoding slipin family protein, which produces MNYLIYYILLVVLGIVIFKYYIKQIIVFEYEKGLKYVKGKFKGILEPGQYWYFNFMTSIIKVDIRPSYVSICGQEVLSLDGVTLKVTLVIQYQVVEPDIAINKIQKYQDAVYTELQLALREIIGNTLVDDLLEKRNEISKKLMEMREEKILSFGIKLLSVNVKDIMFPGSLKDIFAQVVKAKKEGLAALEKARGETAALRNLANAAKMIESNPNLINLRLIQSLGTSGNTLVLGMPSQPIEFPIKIKDKKLDEITETNLE